The Polyangiaceae bacterium genome includes a window with the following:
- the mutM gene encoding bifunctional DNA-formamidopyrimidine glycosylase/DNA-(apurinic or apyrimidinic site) lyase codes for MPELPEVEVTRRTIEPWLVGRRIREVHTTRDSYFFLTKPPALKKKLLGREVRALRRHGKYLLAELDDGSRLLLHLGMTGQLFSSVATSPRLLSATARASLSPELQSRFAPDVHTHLRIVFGDRGPDVFFRDVRKFGKVLHLRPGQSDARLDRLGPDALRASGEHLRAAAARRKTPVKSLLLDQAVLAGVGNIYADEALYLAGVRPTRGAHRVKRAEWDAIAAAVIRVLTRSIETGGSSISDYVRPDGQDGGYQDERHVYARTGEPCKRCGAPIRRVVIATRSSHFCPDCQR; via the coding sequence GTGCCCGAGCTGCCCGAGGTCGAGGTCACGCGGCGTACGATCGAGCCCTGGCTCGTGGGCAGGCGTATCCGCGAGGTGCACACGACGCGTGACAGCTACTTCTTTTTGACGAAGCCGCCCGCGCTGAAGAAGAAGCTCCTGGGACGCGAAGTGCGCGCCCTTCGCCGCCATGGGAAGTATCTGCTCGCGGAGCTCGACGATGGCTCGCGACTGCTCTTGCACCTGGGAATGACGGGCCAGCTTTTCTCCTCCGTGGCCACGAGCCCGCGACTCTTGAGCGCGACGGCGCGCGCCTCCCTGAGCCCCGAGCTACAGAGCCGCTTCGCGCCGGACGTGCACACGCATTTGCGGATCGTGTTTGGCGACCGGGGGCCCGACGTATTTTTTCGGGACGTTCGCAAGTTCGGCAAGGTCTTGCATCTGCGACCGGGGCAAAGCGACGCGCGTCTCGATCGACTGGGACCCGACGCCTTGCGTGCCAGTGGCGAGCATTTGCGAGCCGCAGCGGCGCGCCGGAAAACGCCGGTGAAATCGCTGCTCCTCGACCAAGCCGTGCTGGCCGGAGTGGGCAACATCTACGCAGACGAAGCGCTGTACCTCGCGGGCGTACGGCCGACCCGGGGCGCCCATCGGGTGAAGCGCGCCGAGTGGGACGCCATCGCCGCAGCCGTGATCCGGGTGCTCACGCGCAGCATCGAGACGGGGGGATCGAGCATCAGCGACTACGTGCGCCCCGACGGACAGGACGGCGGCTACCAGGACGAGCGCCACGTGTACGCGCGCACCGGCGAGCCCTGCAAACGCTGCGGCGCCCCCATCCGCCGCGTCGTGATCGCCACGCGCTCCAGTCACTTTTGCCCTGACTGCCAGCGCTGA